TAACTGAAGTACAAGTTTTATAGGTTCCTTTTCTAAAAAATCAAAATTTAATTGTACAAATTTTTCTGAATCCTGAAAAAGTTCTTCCTTCATGGCTTGCAGCTGTTTGTTATTTCTGCTTTGCCAATAATTAAGATTTGTTTTAAGATAGTCTATGTTTTCACCCAATATATAAGCATATAAGGATTCATTTGTGTCTTGGTTTTTCGAAAAATCAAATACTGCTTCATATTGTGTTAATGGTGTTTTTTTTAAAATGGTTTCGTCTGCTAGCGTTTTTGATATCGAAGAAGAGATCTCTTTTTCGAAGTCTTTAGCAGTCCAAGTCAGAAAATCATCCTCAAGACTAGTCGTATTTGTTCTATTGTATATCAAATAGGAGTTTTTATTTTTATACGCTATTAAACACTTCGCATACACTAAATTCAAAATTGCTTTTGAAGGTATCGTTGCGGTATTTATTTCGGCTTTAAGATTGCGAATGATTTTACTTTGTGCATCTTCTTCAAGAACTTGCAGGTATTTTGACTTGTAAAAAAAACATTTAATGATTTGAACTTCATTATTCTCTTTCTTTGCTTTTTTGTAAATAGCATCAACAAGTTCAGTTGATGTTTTTATTTTGCCTTTATTTTCTTGGACTAGGATCTGTGACCATTTCTTTTCATATTGCTGAGAGAAGGCGGTTACTGTCATAAAAAATAAAATTAAGATGTATTTTTTCATTGTAAATGGCTGTGTCTATTAAAGTTTTGTCTTGATTGAATTGCGCTACAAATTACACTTTTTTTGAATGCAATTTATAAAGAGTTTACTAGATTTTTTTTGGGACTGCTAGGCATAAAAAAAACAGCAACTTTATTGTTTAAGTTGCTGTTTTATAATTTTTTGATCCTCTCCATTTACTCTTTTGAAGAAACAAAGTAGAAAAATTTCTTTTTTATATTATTCTTATTTGGTGCTAAACACCGAGTGTATTACCCATGCAGGACCAATTAATAAGAATTGTAGATCTTTGATAAAGGATGGTTTTTTACCTTCGATTTTGTGGCCATAAAACTGTCCAATCCATCCTACGGTGAATACAATTATAGAAAACCAAACTAGTGGTACGTATTGGGAAACTAAATAATTTCCGATGAGACAAATAGCTGTAAAGAAGGTCATTTTTAAACCCATTACTAAGGAAAGTCTAAAGTAAAAAAACAAAACAAGTAGTAATGCTACAAAAGCCCAATTGGCAAGCGCAGGATTTAGGGAGGCTAGGGGAGATAAAACGCCACTTGGGATACTCATGAACAAACCTACCACCGAGAAAAAGATAAGTGGTACACAGATATAATGAATCTTTTTATTGGTCAGGTTCTTGTGGCTTACGCTATATTCCTCAAACCATTCTGCTAGTGTTTTCATAATTTATTTTTTACTAAAGTAATAAAAAAATTAGATTTTGCTAAAATATTTTATTTTTTGCTGTTTGGATATAAGGTTGTTATAGCTATTTATTGCCGTTTTTGAATGAGGGATAGAAAGGGAAATCCTTTTTTGCGTTTTTTTCGCAAAAAAGATTGTACTGTATAGCCCGACCCGCTTTTTTTGCGGGGCATTCCCCAAAATTAATTTTAATCTCGATAGGTATCAAAAAGGTATTGAAGCGTTTCGGGAATATTATTGGCCTGCATTTCGGGATAGGTAATTTTGAGGTTTAGCCAGTTTGAAATTATACTATCAAATTCTTTATCGACGGTATACACTACCGGAACGCCAAGTTTTTTTAATGCTGCGGCGTTACATTCTTGCTCGTAATGATTGCGAATTGGGATACTCAATACTTTCTTCTTGAGGTATAGTGCTTCGGCAGGAGTTTCAAAACCGCCGCCCGTAATAATTCCGTCACAAGTGATGAGGCTCTTATTGAATTGTTTTTGGTTAACGGGATAATAGGTAATATTTTGAATGGTGTGTTTGTGAGTTACGCTGCTAAGGAACCAATGAAATGTTACATCGTGTAACTTTTGAAACGCTTTTTCGAGACAGTCTTGGTCAAAAGATGGTAAATAAACAGTGATATGTTGTAAATTTTGGGGATTGGCTTCAATTATTTTGTCCTTGATCATGGGAGGCCTTATGAAGCTGTCGTAGTTTTCAAAGTGCAAGCCAATGTTCTTTGGCGCTTTAGCATAATGCTGTAAAATGAGTTCGCCCATGATGTTTTTTTTATCGGGTCTGGGAGTGTTTTTAGAGAGGAAACTGGCTTGATGTCCCAATTGAACCGAATGGACGTTTTGCATTTTACAAGCTAGAGATGTGATGGCGTCAAAATCATTGATTACCACATCGTAGTCTTTAAGTGGTAGTGCATCAGCGTCTTTATAGATTTGGCGTGGTTTTATGTTTTTTGCAATATTCCAGTAATCGAGTCCGCCACACTTACTGTAGTACAAACTGCAACCATTGCTTTTATAGCGAATAGGTATTTTAAGATCTAAGCTTGCATTGTTGCCACTCAAGAAGAAATCTACTGTGCCGTATTGAAGTAAATATGGGTATAATTGTGTAGCTCTACTGATGTGGCCGTTTCCTGTGGCTTGAATGGCATAAAATATTTTCATATTGTTTTTTTGGTTGCGAAAAATAGACCCTCATTACTAATTCATTTATCCTAAGTTGGCTTTGTGGCAAGAACTTTGTTTGTGAAATAGCAGTATTAATAACATGACATATAATCTCTAGCTAAAGTAATAGTAACATGTTATGGGAAAGTTTTTTTAAGTTTTCTATTTCATTATACTTTTAGTTGTAATGTTGGCTCATAATCTTTTCACATCCTTATATAAATTTCTTATTTTTGAAAAATGAAACAAATTCTTTATTCTTTTTTATTGCTACCAATGAT
This portion of the Flavobacterium sp. CECT 9288 genome encodes:
- a CDS encoding DUF962 domain-containing protein, with the translated sequence MKTLAEWFEEYSVSHKNLTNKKIHYICVPLIFFSVVGLFMSIPSGVLSPLASLNPALANWAFVALLLVLFFYFRLSLVMGLKMTFFTAICLIGNYLVSQYVPLVWFSIIVFTVGWIGQFYGHKIEGKKPSFIKDLQFLLIGPAWVIHSVFSTK
- a CDS encoding glycosyltransferase family protein translates to MKIFYAIQATGNGHISRATQLYPYLLQYGTVDFFLSGNNASLDLKIPIRYKSNGCSLYYSKCGGLDYWNIAKNIKPRQIYKDADALPLKDYDVVINDFDAITSLACKMQNVHSVQLGHQASFLSKNTPRPDKKNIMGELILQHYAKAPKNIGLHFENYDSFIRPPMIKDKIIEANPQNLQHITVYLPSFDQDCLEKAFQKLHDVTFHWFLSSVTHKHTIQNITYYPVNQKQFNKSLITCDGIITGGGFETPAEALYLKKKVLSIPIRNHYEQECNAAALKKLGVPVVYTVDKEFDSIISNWLNLKITYPEMQANNIPETLQYLFDTYRD